The Conexivisphaera calida genome includes a region encoding these proteins:
- a CDS encoding sulfite exporter TauE/SafE family protein produces the protein MTALLLGVLEVLVFGLIAGFIGSLTGLGGGTVLTPLLTLFLRVPMAYAAGASLISTIATSSGAASAYIRDRITNVRIGMGLEIATTAGSIVGSLSAAYIYSHGLTWILYAAFGGVILFSIVPTAQRGAYELPRPIPPDATTRIFKLHGKYHDAVLGRDVEYHGVRWWLGEVIMFFAGVISGLLGIGSGALKVIGMDWAMNLPMKVTTTTSNFMIGVTAATGSSIYWYLGYIQPGLAALTAIGVLAGAMFGTRVLVRITNRQIRWVFLAILAFLGAEMLMRGLSIAGYVQMAQSYEYSIAAIFAGVIISILYVYSWRRRS, from the coding sequence TTGACGGCGCTGCTGCTCGGCGTCCTCGAGGTGCTGGTCTTCGGCCTGATCGCTGGATTCATCGGGTCCCTCACGGGGCTGGGCGGCGGCACCGTTCTGACGCCCCTCCTCACGCTGTTCCTCAGGGTTCCCATGGCGTACGCGGCGGGGGCGAGCCTCATATCGACGATAGCGACCTCGAGCGGCGCCGCGTCCGCGTACATAAGGGACAGGATAACGAACGTGAGGATAGGGATGGGGCTCGAGATAGCGACCACGGCCGGATCCATAGTGGGATCCCTCAGCGCCGCTTACATATACTCGCACGGGCTGACGTGGATCCTCTACGCCGCATTCGGGGGCGTGATCCTGTTCTCGATAGTCCCCACGGCGCAGCGCGGCGCCTACGAGCTCCCCAGGCCGATCCCGCCGGACGCCACGACAAGGATATTCAAGCTCCACGGGAAGTACCACGACGCCGTCCTGGGGCGCGACGTCGAGTACCACGGGGTCAGGTGGTGGCTGGGGGAGGTGATAATGTTCTTCGCCGGCGTGATCTCGGGCCTCCTGGGAATAGGATCCGGGGCGCTCAAGGTGATAGGCATGGACTGGGCCATGAACCTGCCGATGAAGGTGACCACGACCACGAGCAACTTCATGATAGGCGTCACCGCCGCCACCGGGAGCTCCATCTACTGGTACCTTGGATACATACAGCCGGGGCTGGCGGCGCTCACTGCCATCGGCGTCCTCGCCGGGGCGATGTTCGGCACCAGGGTGCTTGTGCGGATAACGAACAGGCAGATAAGGTGGGTGTTCCTCGCCATCCTGGCATTCCTGGGCGCCGAGATGCTCATGAGGGGGCTTTCGATTGCCGGCTACGTCCAGATGGCGCAGTCCTACGAGTACTCGATCGCCGCGATCTTCGCTGGGGTCATAATATCCATCCTGTACGTGTACAGCTGGAGGCGGAGATCATGA
- a CDS encoding aspartate/glutamate racemase family protein, with protein MPAAHVRIGVLGGIGPEATGTFYLKLMRRLQELGCVSRNGDYPQVIVNSVPAREFPERVDPSISIDDVDPMYSQGLLELDAAGVDFIAMACNTVHLFHRELQSRVRAPVIDLRKAVRAELLRRGIHRYVVLGTPWTIEMGLYDFEDEGLEVLRVDPADLDILYGAIYSFNVGRDVERSADALERMARRYLEAGAEVVVLGCTEVSLMLSGRALPSVDTMDVLVDATVERFCALRDGRAPEDRRSAV; from the coding sequence GTGCCCGCCGCGCACGTCAGGATAGGTGTCCTCGGCGGAATAGGCCCGGAGGCCACCGGCACCTTCTACCTCAAACTGATGAGGAGGCTTCAGGAGCTGGGATGCGTGTCGCGCAACGGCGACTATCCCCAGGTGATCGTGAACAGCGTCCCGGCGCGCGAGTTCCCGGAGCGCGTGGACCCGTCCATATCGATAGACGACGTTGATCCCATGTACTCCCAGGGGCTCCTTGAGCTGGACGCCGCCGGCGTGGACTTCATAGCCATGGCCTGCAACACGGTCCACCTTTTCCACCGCGAGCTTCAATCCCGGGTCAGGGCGCCCGTGATAGACCTGCGGAAGGCCGTCAGGGCGGAGCTGCTGAGGAGGGGCATCCACAGGTACGTGGTCCTCGGGACCCCCTGGACGATAGAGATGGGACTCTACGACTTCGAGGACGAGGGCCTGGAGGTCCTCAGGGTCGACCCCGCCGACCTGGATATCCTCTACGGCGCGATATACAGCTTCAACGTCGGCAGGGACGTCGAGCGCAGCGCGGATGCGCTGGAGCGCATGGCCAGGAGGTACCTGGAGGCCGGCGCCGAAGTCGTGGTCCTCGGATGCACCGAGGTCTCGCTCATGCTCTCCGGCAGGGCCCTCCCGTCGGTGGACACGATGGACGTTCTCGTGGACGCCACGGTGGAAAGGTTCTGCGCACTGCGCGACGGAAGGGCCCCGGAGGATCGCCGAAGCGCCGTGTGA
- a CDS encoding APC family permease translates to MSDTSPTHEEKAIRSDKELKKSLGFWALMFMAFSAIVGSGWLMAPLYSAAAAGPASLISWILGLVLVLFIVLAYAEISAMLPRSGSIVRYPHYAYGGFVSFMVAWAYILGYSAVVTAEVEAIVSYLTAFFPQLMVSGVLTWYGFAVSVLFVLAFFFLNYYSVYLLGKLTEGLGWLKLVIPLVAAGLLLLYFNPGNFTSVPGGFMPMGAPSLVLALPTAGILYSYFGFRQAIEWGSEVKNPQRNIPRGLIAGFLLGALVYLVLQVAFIGAINWKALSLTPGNWSGLYGTVLSSGAMYYILKLTGSPLLIAFSFVVFAMAILSPMPAGWAQLGSCGRGFYGMAASGNMPEIFLKLSRRKTPYVALLATTILSIIFMLPFPSWVTVGSYAVLMALLTYVIAGPIVVVLRRTAAGARRPFKLPAVALLAGLAYVAAYLATYWASFSMIWFVFFVAMLGLPIFLMYTTSSSYGARRSGLMVVLGIIYWAVSAIATYFLLYNGIVVPYNATSGAGLALSSAYVWPMVAYTVIMAALTAAVLYVAHRSVNEEGKMHIGAGIWYVASLFIVFVLSYVGQFGVFSSPPIPFPYDTVVAAVVAVLVFIWSVRSGIETRDLKAALAATAAQETQGTAGSTEGTAQGS, encoded by the coding sequence ATGAGTGATACATCCCCAACTCATGAGGAAAAAGCCATCAGATCCGATAAAGAACTGAAGAAATCCCTTGGGTTCTGGGCCCTGATGTTCATGGCTTTCAGTGCCATCGTGGGAAGCGGGTGGCTCATGGCCCCGCTCTATTCGGCCGCCGCGGCCGGCCCGGCATCCCTGATCTCGTGGATCCTCGGGCTGGTGCTCGTCCTCTTCATAGTGCTGGCGTACGCCGAGATCAGCGCAATGCTCCCGAGGTCTGGGAGCATCGTGAGGTATCCCCACTACGCCTACGGCGGCTTCGTGTCGTTCATGGTCGCGTGGGCCTACATACTGGGGTACTCCGCGGTGGTCACGGCGGAGGTCGAGGCCATAGTCAGCTACCTCACGGCGTTCTTCCCCCAGCTCATGGTGAGCGGCGTCCTCACCTGGTACGGGTTCGCGGTCTCGGTGCTCTTCGTCCTGGCGTTCTTCTTCCTCAACTACTACAGCGTCTACCTGCTCGGCAAGCTGACCGAGGGACTGGGATGGCTGAAGCTGGTGATACCGCTCGTCGCCGCCGGGCTCCTGCTCCTCTACTTCAACCCCGGCAACTTCACCTCAGTTCCGGGCGGCTTCATGCCGATGGGTGCCCCGTCGCTCGTGCTGGCGCTGCCCACGGCCGGGATACTGTACTCGTACTTCGGCTTCAGGCAGGCCATAGAGTGGGGGAGCGAGGTGAAGAACCCGCAGAGGAACATCCCGCGGGGGCTGATAGCAGGCTTTCTCCTGGGGGCGCTCGTCTACCTGGTGCTGCAGGTCGCGTTCATAGGGGCCATAAACTGGAAGGCGCTGTCGCTCACGCCCGGCAACTGGAGCGGGCTCTACGGCACGGTCCTCTCCAGCGGCGCCATGTACTACATACTGAAGCTAACGGGCAGTCCACTGCTCATAGCGTTCTCCTTCGTCGTGTTCGCCATGGCGATCCTCTCGCCGATGCCGGCCGGCTGGGCCCAGCTGGGGTCCTGCGGAAGGGGATTCTACGGCATGGCTGCCTCCGGCAACATGCCCGAGATCTTCCTTAAGCTGAGCAGGAGGAAGACCCCGTACGTGGCGCTGCTCGCCACGACGATCCTCTCCATAATATTCATGCTCCCGTTCCCATCATGGGTCACGGTCGGATCCTACGCGGTGCTCATGGCCCTGCTGACGTACGTGATCGCTGGCCCGATAGTGGTCGTGCTCAGGAGGACCGCGGCCGGGGCCAGGAGGCCCTTCAAGCTGCCCGCGGTCGCGCTGCTCGCGGGCCTTGCGTACGTCGCGGCGTACCTGGCGACCTACTGGGCATCCTTCTCAATGATCTGGTTCGTGTTCTTCGTGGCGATGCTCGGCCTCCCGATATTCCTGATGTACACGACGTCCAGCTCCTACGGCGCCAGGAGGAGCGGCCTTATGGTGGTCCTCGGGATCATCTACTGGGCCGTGTCCGCCATCGCCACCTACTTCCTCCTGTACAACGGCATCGTGGTGCCCTACAACGCGACGAGCGGCGCGGGGCTGGCGCTGAGCTCCGCCTACGTGTGGCCCATGGTGGCCTACACGGTGATAATGGCCGCGCTCACGGCGGCGGTCCTCTACGTCGCCCACAGGTCCGTCAACGAGGAGGGGAAGATGCACATAGGGGCCGGCATATGGTACGTGGCCTCGCTCTTCATAGTGTTCGTCCTCTCCTACGTGGGCCAGTTCGGCGTCTTCTCCAGCCCGCCCATACCGTTCCCCTACGACACTGTAGTGGCCGCGGTGGTCGCTGTGCTGGTGTTCATCTGGTCCGTGAGGAGCGGGATCGAGACGAGGGACCTGAAGGCGGCGCTGGCCGCGACGGCGGCCCAGGAGACCCAGGGAACTGCGGGAAGCACGGAAGGGACTGCGCAGGGAAGTTGA
- a CDS encoding aminotransferase class V-fold PLP-dependent enzyme: MATALERYKYDLLERGNPWDLWTEGLEEAKVLFADLVGARRDEVAAGCSVSSLFSSLLSALEYGRRRRIVTSDLEYPNVTYPVLMQRRRGAVVRMIRARGESPELDPEDYAEAVDEDTALVTAIHVATVNGFRQDLRRISEIAHARGALVFSDAYQSAGTVAIDVRREDVDFLSAGSLKWLLGVPGIAFLYVRGELVESLEPVDAGWLSQERPFEFGAEELSYVRTADRFQSGTWSVPSAYAAVEGMRIILEVGPRAIEERIRSLTERAIERIDERGLRTITPRDPSRRGAIVSIIVRDPPAVERRLRDMGIITSARGPVLRLCPHFYNTEDEVVEAVDTISSIAGS, translated from the coding sequence GTGGCCACCGCCCTCGAGAGGTACAAGTACGACCTTCTCGAGCGCGGCAATCCCTGGGACCTCTGGACCGAGGGACTGGAGGAGGCGAAGGTGCTCTTCGCCGACCTTGTGGGCGCGCGGAGGGATGAGGTCGCGGCCGGATGCTCGGTCTCCTCGCTGTTCAGCTCCCTCCTGAGCGCGCTCGAGTACGGGAGGAGGCGCCGGATAGTCACGAGCGACCTGGAGTACCCGAACGTCACGTATCCCGTGCTGATGCAGCGGAGGAGGGGTGCGGTGGTCCGCATGATCAGGGCAAGGGGGGAGTCGCCGGAGCTGGACCCGGAGGACTACGCGGAGGCCGTGGACGAGGACACCGCGCTGGTGACCGCGATACACGTCGCCACGGTCAACGGATTCCGGCAGGACCTGAGGCGCATATCGGAGATAGCGCACGCCCGCGGCGCACTCGTCTTCTCGGACGCATACCAGTCCGCCGGGACCGTTGCAATCGATGTGCGGAGGGAGGACGTGGACTTCCTCTCCGCCGGGAGCCTGAAGTGGCTGCTCGGCGTGCCGGGGATCGCGTTCCTCTACGTCAGGGGGGAACTCGTGGAGTCGCTCGAGCCGGTGGACGCCGGCTGGCTGTCGCAGGAGCGCCCGTTTGAGTTCGGCGCGGAGGAGCTGAGCTACGTCAGGACCGCGGACAGGTTCCAGTCCGGCACGTGGAGCGTGCCCAGCGCGTACGCTGCAGTCGAGGGAATGAGGATCATACTCGAGGTGGGCCCACGGGCGATAGAGGAGCGCATACGCAGCCTCACGGAGCGCGCGATCGAGCGGATCGACGAGCGCGGCCTGCGGACCATCACCCCGAGGGATCCGTCCAGGAGGGGGGCGATAGTGTCCATCATAGTGAGGGATCCTCCGGCGGTCGAGAGGAGGCTCAGGGATATGGGCATAATAACGTCGGCCAGGGGGCCCGTGCTCAGGCTCTGCCCGCACTTCTACAACACTGAGGACGAGGTGGTAGAGGCCGTCGACACTATCTCATCAATCGCAGGATCCTAG
- a CDS encoding pyridoxal phosphate-dependent aminotransferase, giving the protein MLLRRIPESPTLGMMYRVIEMKSRGIEVHSLAPGEPYFPTPAEIIEAAHRAMLEGRTHYVEALGIREVREAIARKVRRINGIRAEVDEVAFMPDKYALAAVLQALVDRGGEVLVPDPGYFYSEPVILAGGRPVRYRLAEDFSLDMDEIRRGMSDRTRAIVVNSPANPTAKVFRRGDLEELYELARERGVRIVSDEAYEDIIFEGRHFSPGSLEDSPEHVISVFSLSKSFSMTGWRAGYLVASRRLLALVSKYVEHTMSCFPPFIEVAAAHALDNQERLVAPIREECSRRRKIVVEALGGIDHLEVNPIEGTFYAFPKYDLEVGSVKLAERLLRERRVAVVPGIGFGPSGEGRFRISFCQREEELVRGLEGLRGFFGAR; this is encoded by the coding sequence ATGTTACTCAGGAGGATACCGGAGTCCCCCACCCTGGGCATGATGTACAGGGTCATAGAGATGAAGTCCAGGGGGATCGAGGTCCACTCGCTGGCGCCCGGGGAGCCGTACTTCCCGACCCCGGCCGAGATAATCGAGGCGGCGCACCGCGCGATGCTGGAGGGCCGGACCCACTACGTGGAGGCACTCGGGATCAGGGAGGTCAGGGAGGCGATAGCCAGGAAGGTGAGGAGGATAAACGGGATCAGGGCCGAGGTGGACGAGGTCGCGTTCATGCCCGATAAGTACGCGCTGGCGGCCGTCCTACAGGCGCTGGTGGACAGGGGAGGGGAGGTCCTGGTGCCCGACCCGGGCTACTTCTACTCGGAGCCGGTGATCCTCGCGGGCGGGAGGCCCGTGAGGTACAGGCTGGCGGAGGACTTCTCACTGGACATGGACGAGATTAGGCGCGGGATGAGCGACAGGACCAGGGCTATAGTGGTCAACTCGCCCGCGAACCCCACGGCCAAGGTCTTCCGCCGCGGGGATCTGGAGGAGCTCTACGAGCTGGCCAGGGAGAGGGGCGTGAGGATAGTGAGCGACGAGGCCTACGAGGACATCATATTCGAGGGCCGGCACTTCTCCCCTGGATCCCTGGAGGACTCGCCGGAACACGTGATATCGGTCTTCAGCCTGTCCAAGAGCTTCTCCATGACCGGGTGGAGGGCCGGCTACCTGGTGGCCAGTCGCCGGCTGCTCGCGCTGGTCTCTAAGTACGTTGAGCACACGATGAGCTGCTTCCCGCCGTTCATAGAGGTGGCGGCCGCGCACGCCCTGGACAACCAGGAGAGGCTCGTCGCGCCGATCAGGGAGGAGTGCTCCAGGAGGAGGAAGATCGTCGTGGAAGCGCTGGGGGGCATCGACCACCTGGAGGTGAACCCGATAGAGGGCACGTTCTACGCGTTCCCCAAGTACGATCTAGAGGTGGGATCCGTGAAGCTGGCGGAGAGGCTCCTGAGGGAGCGGCGCGTCGCGGTCGTCCCCGGGATAGGGTTCGGTCCATCCGGAGAGGGGCGCTTCAGGATCTCATTCTGCCAGCGCGAGGAGGAGCTCGTCAGGGGACTGGAGGGCCTCCGCGGATTCTTCGGCGCACGCTAG
- a CDS encoding LLM class flavin-dependent oxidoreductase: protein MVKFALRLLGSLGPTSIYQRTCREAEAHGFDECWFSHDIFMSNSWVRSVAVAAVTERIGIGYMAVPFTLDPSEIATFAATLDEFSGGRAIIGTGAHTQVMYDWIGLGNRDVVELTRESVELVRRLLRGERAKYDGKYFHWTEEAYLRFPPPARRIPIYVMCFGKELCELSGEIGDGSMPMATPPEAFDIPVSQIISGARRAGRDPSEVDRVAFAWVYYAPDGDVDEAALRRVVSYFVPYLDPEMLSRIGITRKDVEPVAERLAAGDYEGAARAVTDRMLDLVIRGREDDVIAGIEKLIDRGATNISIGGPLGRDFAEAARGIGERVLPYFRGR from the coding sequence ATGGTTAAGTTCGCGCTCAGGCTGCTCGGAAGCCTAGGTCCCACGTCCATCTATCAGCGCACGTGCAGGGAGGCGGAGGCGCACGGATTCGACGAGTGCTGGTTCTCACACGACATATTCATGTCGAACTCGTGGGTCAGGTCCGTCGCGGTCGCGGCCGTCACCGAGCGGATCGGGATAGGGTACATGGCGGTGCCATTCACGCTGGATCCATCGGAGATCGCGACTTTCGCGGCGACCCTGGACGAGTTCTCGGGCGGCAGGGCCATCATAGGGACGGGAGCGCACACGCAGGTCATGTACGACTGGATAGGTCTGGGGAACAGAGACGTGGTGGAGCTCACGCGGGAGTCGGTGGAGCTCGTCAGGAGGCTGCTGCGCGGCGAGCGCGCCAAGTACGACGGGAAGTACTTCCACTGGACGGAGGAGGCGTACCTGAGGTTTCCTCCCCCCGCCAGGAGGATCCCCATCTACGTCATGTGCTTCGGCAAGGAACTGTGCGAGCTCTCGGGTGAGATAGGCGATGGGAGCATGCCCATGGCGACCCCGCCGGAGGCGTTCGACATACCGGTGAGCCAGATAATCTCGGGCGCCAGGCGCGCCGGAAGGGATCCATCGGAGGTGGACCGCGTGGCGTTCGCCTGGGTCTACTACGCGCCGGACGGCGACGTGGACGAGGCCGCGCTCAGGAGGGTCGTGTCGTACTTCGTGCCCTATCTTGATCCGGAGATGCTCTCCAGGATAGGGATAACCAGGAAGGACGTGGAGCCCGTGGCGGAGAGGCTCGCGGCCGGGGACTACGAGGGCGCCGCGCGGGCCGTCACCGACAGGATGCTCGACCTGGTCATAAGGGGAAGGGAGGATGACGTGATAGCCGGGATAGAGAAGCTGATTGACAGGGGCGCCACGAACATATCCATAGGTGGACCCCTCGGGAGGGACTTCGCGGAGGCCGCGCGCGGCATAGGTGAACGCGTGCTGCCGTACTTCAGGGGCAGATGA
- a CDS encoding ATP-binding protein, giving the protein MEARGRTTRWEVRIDPGRCKGCGICVAACPMGNLRLSDSVNGLGYHYVEWSYEGTVGPCTGCTACYWVCPEYSILEIVEAGREEGREV; this is encoded by the coding sequence GTGGAGGCCAGGGGCAGGACGACGAGGTGGGAGGTCAGGATAGACCCGGGCAGGTGCAAGGGCTGCGGAATCTGCGTCGCTGCATGCCCGATGGGCAACCTCAGGCTCTCGGACTCGGTCAACGGCCTGGGCTATCACTACGTCGAGTGGAGCTACGAGGGCACCGTGGGCCCGTGCACCGGGTGCACCGCGTGCTACTGGGTCTGCCCGGAGTACTCGATACTCGAGATAGTGGAGGCCGGAAGGGAGGAGGGGAGGGAGGTATGA
- a CDS encoding 3-methyl-2-oxobutanoate dehydrogenase subunit beta produces the protein MSEVKGNGKGERERGGLELLRGAEAIGLAALMSGVEAYFGYPITPSSEIMEFMASEQGDPRFPRYRAFVQASSEVEAVNMLMGAGAAGHLAMTATSGLGLSLMVEGISHAYTAGVPFLIVDVNRGGPGLGTTEAEQSDYLLVTKSLGSGGSRAIVLAPQGVEEAMEHVNRGFRLAFEYRIPVVILTDAIVAHMRETVDMKAVSSELVPVDPGDTGWATRGKRGRAVRNMLTTGFLDSRDLRAFKEEAMRRWARISAREASHECYMCDGASTIYVSFGISARIAREVVDEMREEGVDAGLFRAVTLSPFPAAGLSRLRGRGIRFRVMEMNEGQMYHDVREVLGPDEDVELVPLMGGIVTRSEV, from the coding sequence ATGAGCGAGGTGAAGGGGAATGGGAAGGGAGAGAGGGAGAGAGGAGGATTGGAGCTCCTCAGGGGGGCCGAGGCGATAGGGTTAGCTGCCCTCATGTCGGGCGTAGAGGCGTACTTCGGCTACCCGATAACGCCCAGCTCCGAGATAATGGAGTTCATGGCCTCCGAGCAGGGGGATCCCAGGTTCCCCCGCTACAGGGCGTTCGTCCAGGCCTCGAGCGAGGTGGAGGCGGTGAACATGCTCATGGGGGCGGGCGCGGCCGGCCACCTGGCCATGACGGCCACCTCGGGGCTGGGGCTGAGCCTCATGGTGGAGGGCATATCCCACGCGTACACAGCCGGCGTCCCGTTCCTGATAGTGGACGTGAACAGGGGAGGTCCCGGGCTGGGCACCACGGAGGCCGAGCAGAGCGACTACCTGCTGGTCACCAAGTCCCTGGGGTCCGGCGGCTCCAGGGCGATAGTGCTGGCGCCGCAGGGCGTGGAGGAGGCGATGGAGCACGTTAACAGGGGATTTCGCCTCGCCTTCGAGTACAGGATCCCGGTCGTGATCCTCACGGACGCGATAGTTGCGCACATGCGGGAGACCGTGGACATGAAAGCCGTCAGCTCCGAGCTCGTGCCGGTGGATCCCGGCGACACGGGATGGGCCACCAGGGGGAAGCGCGGCAGGGCGGTGAGGAACATGCTGACCACGGGATTCCTGGACTCGAGGGACCTGAGGGCCTTCAAGGAGGAGGCCATGCGGAGGTGGGCTAGGATCTCGGCGCGCGAGGCGTCCCATGAGTGCTACATGTGCGACGGCGCCTCCACGATCTACGTCTCATTCGGGATCTCGGCGCGCATAGCCAGGGAGGTGGTGGACGAGATGCGCGAGGAGGGGGTGGACGCCGGGCTCTTCAGGGCGGTGACGCTGTCGCCGTTCCCCGCCGCGGGGCTGTCGAGGCTCCGGGGCCGCGGGATAAGGTTCCGGGTCATGGAGATGAACGAGGGACAGATGTACCACGACGTGCGCGAGGTGCTCGGCCCCGACGAGGATGTGGAGCTCGTGCCGCTCATGGGCGGCATCGTGACGAGGTCGGAGGTGTAG
- a CDS encoding thiamine pyrophosphate-dependent enzyme — MGSEVNVRQATRIPLIYEGKASTFCPGCEHGLLLKLIARALVELGVADRAVMVGTVGCSSLGYMVLDTDFVQAPHGRAPAVMAGIKLVEPDSVVFAVQGDGDALSIGLQELIYAASRGTPMTVFMYNNMTFGMTGGQMAPTTIPGMRTTTTPRGRDARSSGGPMDACRILSAVDGPAYLRRAVLAPRPIRVKGRLFYSTREALEAYRIVVNAFRAQLMGGFSFVEFLGSCNVNWRMGIDESKAFVHDVSTKYFPPALCRDLYGLEGKV; from the coding sequence ATGGGATCCGAGGTCAACGTGAGGCAGGCGACCAGGATACCGCTCATCTACGAGGGAAAGGCGAGCACCTTCTGTCCGGGATGTGAGCACGGACTCCTCCTGAAGCTGATAGCGAGGGCGCTCGTCGAGCTGGGCGTGGCCGACAGGGCGGTGATGGTGGGCACCGTCGGGTGCTCGTCCCTCGGCTACATGGTGCTCGACACGGACTTCGTGCAGGCGCCGCACGGCAGGGCACCGGCCGTCATGGCGGGGATAAAGCTCGTGGAGCCCGACTCCGTCGTGTTCGCCGTCCAGGGCGACGGGGACGCCCTCTCCATAGGCCTGCAGGAGCTCATCTACGCGGCCAGCAGGGGGACCCCGATGACGGTTTTCATGTACAACAACATGACGTTCGGCATGACCGGCGGGCAGATGGCCCCCACGACCATCCCGGGCATGAGGACCACGACCACCCCGAGGGGGAGGGACGCCAGGTCCTCCGGGGGTCCGATGGACGCCTGCAGGATCCTCTCGGCCGTGGACGGCCCCGCCTACCTGAGGAGGGCCGTCCTGGCGCCCAGGCCCATCCGCGTCAAGGGCAGGCTCTTCTACTCCACGAGGGAGGCGCTCGAGGCCTACAGGATAGTCGTGAACGCCTTCAGGGCACAGCTCATGGGAGGCTTCTCCTTCGTCGAGTTCCTCGGCTCGTGCAACGTGAACTGGAGGATGGGGATAGACGAGTCCAAGGCATTCGTCCACGATGTTAGCACAAAATATTTCCCGCCGGCGCTCTGCAGGGACCTCTATGGCCTCGAGGGGAAGGTTTAG
- a CDS encoding 2-oxoacid:acceptor oxidoreductase family protein — translation MASRGRFRVLASGRGGLGVVELGSFVAYRAMLAGKRASVVPTYGPQTRGGKVDVMVVEAFDMVENPVPMEFDALIAVDSPALESLDRIVDGGLVLYNEPLVRPSRVDRLRAFSVDGTEIAEEVGSGKLREPRVLTSSALMGAFVEALGDGSGPGAEDAIRAALAGRSAEIVELNLEAARRGRAHLRGPIV, via the coding sequence ATGGCCTCGAGGGGAAGGTTTAGGGTCCTGGCCTCCGGCAGGGGAGGCCTAGGGGTCGTGGAACTGGGCAGCTTCGTGGCCTACCGCGCCATGCTGGCTGGCAAGCGCGCGTCCGTGGTCCCGACCTACGGCCCCCAGACGAGGGGAGGAAAGGTGGACGTGATGGTCGTCGAGGCGTTCGACATGGTCGAGAACCCCGTGCCGATGGAGTTCGACGCGCTGATAGCGGTCGACTCGCCCGCCCTGGAGTCGCTGGACAGGATCGTGGACGGCGGGCTCGTGCTCTACAACGAACCGCTTGTGCGGCCCTCCCGCGTCGATCGCCTGCGCGCCTTCTCCGTGGACGGAACGGAGATAGCGGAGGAGGTGGGCTCCGGGAAGCTGCGGGAGCCCAGGGTCCTCACGAGCTCCGCGCTCATGGGGGCGTTCGTCGAGGCGCTCGGGGATGGATCCGGGCCGGGGGCGGAGGACGCCATAAGGGCGGCGCTCGCGGGGAGGTCTGCGGAGATCGTGGAGCTGAACCTCGAGGCGGCGCGCCGCGGCCGCGCACACCTCAGAGGTCCCATCGTATGA
- a CDS encoding TIGR00266 family protein produces MAEFSIEGNDMQHLHVRLESGESIYADAGHLVSKGFRVSINATVRGGLLSGLKRALTGSSFFVTELAGPGEAVLAAAFPGKVFPVQLDGSRGILAESHSFLAAEPGVQYDAQMARLGAGILAGEGLFLARFSGRGNVYLHAYGGLIERDLKPGEALQVEAGHLLAFEEGMKYGISRVGGIRSMLFSGEGWFFVQIEGPGKVYMHTVTAQQLAGILIPYLPRQGGPGL; encoded by the coding sequence GTGGCCGAGTTCTCGATAGAGGGCAACGACATGCAGCACCTCCACGTCAGGCTGGAGTCCGGCGAGTCGATATACGCGGACGCCGGGCACCTGGTGTCCAAGGGGTTCCGGGTGTCGATAAACGCGACCGTGAGGGGAGGCCTCCTCTCCGGCCTCAAGAGGGCGCTCACGGGCTCATCGTTCTTCGTCACGGAGCTGGCGGGGCCGGGGGAGGCCGTCCTCGCGGCCGCCTTCCCGGGCAAGGTGTTCCCGGTGCAGCTGGACGGATCGAGGGGGATCCTCGCGGAGTCGCACTCATTCCTGGCGGCGGAGCCGGGGGTGCAGTACGACGCCCAGATGGCCAGGCTCGGCGCTGGGATACTGGCCGGGGAGGGGCTCTTCCTGGCGAGGTTCTCGGGGCGCGGGAACGTCTACCTCCACGCCTACGGGGGGCTCATAGAGAGGGACCTGAAGCCCGGGGAGGCACTCCAGGTGGAGGCGGGGCACCTGCTGGCGTTCGAGGAGGGGATGAAGTACGGGATATCGCGCGTGGGAGGGATCAGGAGCATGCTATTCTCGGGGGAGGGATGGTTCTTCGTCCAGATAGAGGGACCCGGCAAGGTGTACATGCACACGGTGACGGCGCAGCAGCTCGCGGGGATACTGATACCCTACCTCCCGAGGCAGGGCGGACCGGGGCTCTGA